The following proteins are encoded in a genomic region of Desulfosporosinus youngiae DSM 17734:
- a CDS encoding AraC family transcriptional regulator, whose product MDWLDAMNRAVDYLEANITEKLDIEKVAKIALSSTFHFQRMYHMMTGVTVAEYMRRRRLTLAAQDILSGKKIIDVAYRYGYETPEAFTKAFGKMHGISPSAAREPGANLKAYPKLSFHISIKGDKDMDYKIVNKESFTVTGKQRRITMVDGENFIQVPEFWDDCLKDGSYEWIGSKAGKLGLLGVSKDFGKDEFNYIVGVEEIKDTLPKGYVSTHIPAATWALFESVGALPEALTDVIRRIYSEWFPATGYQHDLGAPVLEVYPEGDKFSPDYRCEYWVPLKK is encoded by the coding sequence ATGGATTGGCTTGACGCAATGAACAGGGCAGTAGACTATCTAGAGGCTAACATTACTGAAAAGCTGGATATTGAGAAGGTGGCGAAAATCGCCTTATCATCTACGTTTCACTTTCAGCGCATGTACCATATGATGACCGGTGTTACTGTGGCTGAATATATGCGCAGAAGAAGACTTACACTCGCTGCCCAGGATATTTTATCCGGTAAAAAGATCATTGATGTAGCTTATAGGTATGGCTATGAAACGCCCGAAGCTTTCACAAAAGCTTTTGGAAAAATGCATGGAATAAGCCCTTCGGCTGCGCGCGAGCCGGGAGCAAATCTCAAGGCATATCCAAAACTCTCCTTTCACATTTCAATAAAAGGAGATAAAGATATGGATTATAAGATTGTCAATAAAGAAAGCTTCACCGTAACCGGTAAACAAAGAAGAATAACTATGGTAGACGGTGAAAACTTTATACAGGTACCAGAATTCTGGGACGATTGCCTAAAGGATGGTTCATACGAGTGGATCGGCTCAAAGGCAGGCAAGCTTGGCCTCCTGGGTGTAAGTAAGGATTTCGGTAAAGATGAATTTAATTATATAGTAGGAGTTGAGGAAATCAAAGACACCCTTCCCAAAGGATATGTTTCAACACATATACCGGCTGCAACCTGGGCTCTATTTGAATCAGTCGGAGCACTTCCTGAAGCTCTCACGGATGTAATTCGAAGGATATATTCAGAGTGGTTCCCGGCTACAGGATATCAGCATGATTTGGGCGCACCAGTACTTGAGGTTTATCCTGAAGGTGATAAATTCTCTCCGGATTACAGATGTGAATATTGGGTTCCGCTTAAGAAGTAA
- a CDS encoding VOC family protein → MFKSGVGFHYNVNNYERTLEFYAEKLGFKVLFIDEYKGQAMVTTNTEDYYIGFAETHSIVPSSTCITFEVEDIEQVVHTLRQKDVEFQGDIVEIPGLVKLATFSDPDGYKLMLSQRIGG, encoded by the coding sequence ATGTTTAAATCAGGAGTTGGATTCCATTACAATGTTAACAATTATGAGCGTACTTTAGAATTCTATGCCGAGAAGCTTGGCTTTAAGGTGCTGTTTATTGATGAGTACAAAGGACAGGCAATGGTGACCACAAACACCGAGGATTACTATATCGGGTTCGCTGAAACTCATTCAATTGTCCCTTCTTCGACGTGCATTACTTTTGAAGTAGAGGACATTGAGCAAGTGGTTCATACACTGCGACAAAAGGACGTCGAGTTCCAAGGTGATATTGTTGAAATTCCTGGCCTGGTGAAACTGGCCACGTTCAGCGACCCTGACGGATATAAACTGATGCTTTCGCAGAGAATCGGGGGATAA
- a CDS encoding M24 family metallopeptidase codes for MRLTPAGELTRRITALQKLLQQKNVDGALIVDSSDMFYFAGTAHRAHLFIPAEGKPLLMVKRSFTRAQRESALEDIIPLVNVKDLTRMLNEYGYTNITALGLELDVLPAALYLLFQELFEGAQIVDISGLIRSVRMVKSSFELEVLRDAARLNYTLFSRIKDYLKEGITELELAGQLEMVYRLAGHSGRVKMRGFDQEVYYGHVLSGTNGAMPSCMESPTGGPGVSIAFPQGAGYKKISVNEPVMIDFVGVKDGYLADQTRVFCIGQLPDKLVRAHETALLIQEAVKQMAVPGALCEDIYRHAINMAVESGYGEYFMGCSEPVPFIGHGVGIELNEWPVLAAGFKTPLEKDMVIAVEPKFIFPEGAVGIENTFVVGEKGLETLTLFNETIIYLK; via the coding sequence ATGAGGTTGACCCCAGCAGGTGAGCTGACAAGGCGGATTACGGCCTTGCAGAAACTGTTGCAGCAAAAAAACGTTGACGGTGCGTTAATCGTGGATAGCTCGGATATGTTTTATTTTGCGGGCACCGCTCATCGTGCTCACCTGTTTATTCCTGCAGAGGGCAAGCCTTTGTTGATGGTGAAAAGAAGCTTTACCCGTGCCCAAAGAGAATCGGCGTTGGAAGATATCATTCCCTTGGTTAATGTGAAAGACTTGACCAGAATGCTCAATGAGTATGGTTATACTAACATAACTGCCTTGGGGCTTGAGCTGGACGTATTGCCCGCGGCCCTCTACCTGCTTTTTCAAGAGCTATTTGAGGGTGCTCAGATTGTAGATATCAGTGGATTAATTCGTTCTGTGCGCATGGTCAAGTCATCCTTTGAGCTGGAAGTACTCCGGGACGCCGCCCGACTTAATTACACTCTATTTTCCCGGATCAAGGACTATTTAAAAGAGGGTATTACTGAATTAGAACTGGCAGGTCAGCTGGAGATGGTGTATCGCCTGGCAGGACACTCGGGCAGAGTAAAAATGCGGGGATTTGACCAGGAAGTTTATTACGGCCACGTATTGTCCGGCACCAATGGGGCCATGCCCAGTTGTATGGAAAGCCCTACCGGCGGACCGGGAGTGAGCATAGCCTTCCCCCAGGGAGCAGGCTATAAAAAAATATCCGTAAATGAGCCGGTTATGATTGATTTTGTAGGGGTTAAAGACGGTTATTTGGCAGACCAGACCCGGGTATTTTGTATCGGTCAACTGCCGGATAAACTTGTACGTGCTCATGAGACAGCATTGCTCATTCAAGAGGCCGTTAAGCAGATGGCTGTGCCGGGGGCATTGTGCGAGGACATTTACCGGCATGCGATTAATATGGCGGTCGAATCCGGATACGGTGAGTATTTTATGGGCTGCTCCGAGCCTGTGCCTTTTATTGGACATGGCGTAGGTATAGAACTCAATGAATGGCCGGTGTTAGCCGCAGGTTTTAAAACGCCGCTGGAGAAGGACATGGTCATAGCCGTAGAGCCGAAGTTTATTTTCCCGGAAGGTGCTGTCGGAATAGAAAACACGTTTGTTGTGGGGGAAAAAGGACTGGAAACGTTGACATTGTTTAATGAAACTATAATTTATCTTAAGTGA
- a CDS encoding uracil-DNA glycosylase, which produces MDSCFEPVIWPEDKLPKEASGYKECELCTEKSRIIWGEGNPKAPVVIILDNPGAREDKDGNEYVCGTRQTLQTALHRANLAPDDIYVTYLLKCRPLGRYNKEEVRAFSKPFLIQQIKTIQPKLIVCLGDTVVQVMFDDKEAHVKNLRGLWHVVLGYPCIVSYHPLAVRRRPNLTRQFMEDWDMLGRWL; this is translated from the coding sequence ATGGATTCGTGCTTTGAACCGGTGATTTGGCCGGAAGACAAATTACCAAAAGAAGCATCCGGCTATAAAGAATGTGAACTATGCACGGAAAAATCGCGCATCATTTGGGGAGAAGGAAATCCAAAGGCGCCTGTTGTTATAATTTTAGATAATCCAGGCGCCCGCGAAGACAAAGATGGCAATGAATATGTCTGCGGAACGAGGCAAACACTGCAGACAGCTTTACATCGAGCCAATTTGGCGCCGGATGACATCTATGTAACTTATCTTTTAAAATGCAGGCCCCTTGGCCGATATAACAAAGAAGAAGTCAGGGCTTTCAGTAAACCATTTCTTATTCAGCAAATAAAAACCATACAGCCCAAATTAATCGTTTGTCTGGGAGATACCGTTGTTCAGGTGATGTTTGATGATAAGGAGGCCCATGTAAAGAATCTGAGAGGGTTATGGCATGTTGTGCTGGGATATCCCTGTATCGTCTCTTATCATCCGCTGGCTGTAAGGAGACGGCCTAATCTGACACGTCAGTTTATGGAGGATTGGGACATGCTGGGGCGATGGTTATAA
- a CDS encoding TetR/AcrR family transcriptional regulator, with the protein MPIPKLRQNKERRQRLLECAIDLFSEKGYFNTSVREIIVKSGFGTGTFYNYFIDKEDILKTLLEEFADQIISGHNTYYSTEKDLYKRFVETKRVTMETFARNEKLSEIYSRVAGTSEAIDNCLKQFEDKLIEFYIRNIEYGINKGAFNNVSVPPVAHAILAVEKFLLYKWIVLKDITNEEMVEMVISFHETLAKGLVNSK; encoded by the coding sequence ATGCCTATCCCAAAATTAAGGCAAAACAAAGAACGCCGGCAAAGACTTTTGGAATGTGCTATTGATCTATTTAGTGAAAAGGGATATTTTAATACTTCTGTCCGCGAAATAATCGTTAAATCAGGTTTTGGAACCGGTACCTTTTATAATTACTTTATTGATAAGGAAGATATTTTAAAAACACTTCTGGAAGAATTCGCGGATCAAATTATTTCAGGTCATAACACCTATTACTCAACCGAAAAAGATTTGTACAAGCGATTTGTAGAAACAAAACGTGTAACTATGGAAACATTCGCCCGGAATGAGAAACTGTCAGAAATATATAGTCGGGTAGCGGGCACAAGTGAAGCCATTGACAATTGCCTGAAGCAGTTTGAGGATAAATTAATTGAGTTTTATATAAGGAATATTGAGTATGGCATTAATAAGGGTGCTTTTAATAACGTTTCGGTCCCTCCGGTCGCCCACGCCATACTGGCAGTCGAAAAATTCCTGTTGTACAAATGGATCGTATTAAAGGATATAACGAACGAAGAAATGGTAGAAATGGTTATATCCTTTCACGAAACCCTGGCTAAAGGTTTGGTCAACAGCAAGTAG